One stretch of Arachis duranensis cultivar V14167 chromosome 1, aradu.V14167.gnm2.J7QH, whole genome shotgun sequence DNA includes these proteins:
- the LOC107465124 gene encoding uncharacterized protein LOC107465124, which translates to MAAVVAEVPIVADGEFAVGMELGSREAVIRVMKEYAIRRSVDYRVYESEPLTFYAKCTQYGEGVIGLSGATISQDHSKLDNTIAEAIKPLVEADPLLKVKSVIAEVQSKLNYTISYWKAWLAKQKSVEKIFGGWEASYEVLPIWFEAMCHKEPSAIVHFETMPAYQGDDLVNDIRVLHRVFWSYYPCIRAFRHCKPVVQVDGTHLYGKYKGCLLVAVSQDGNNNIVPIAFAIVEGKTSDAWHFFLTNLRQHVVTPDGVGLISDQHESINAAVARSNGAWSPPRAFHMFYIKHIESNFLRKFKAPYLQKLVVNIGYSRTVREYEVRYQRLRERGEAYTNWLNRIPREQYALAFDGGYRWGHMTTNLVECINSVLMGARNLPITALVKATFYRFNELFTRKRSEAEARINAGHIFSELVTSKLHANQLASGNIQVNCFDRQNEVFEMREMPSGLEYAVDLRRHRCDCGEFQVDRIPCRHVFACCANQRLD; encoded by the exons ATGGCTGCCGTCGTGGCAGAAGTACCTATTGTTGCAGATGGTGAATTTGCTGTGGGGATGGAACTCGGTTCAAGGGAAGCTGTTATTAGGGTGATGAAAGAGTATGCCATCCGAAGAAGTGTAGACTATCGGGTGTATGAGTCAGAGCCATTGACATTTTATGCCAAGTGTACACAGTATGGGGAGGGTGTGATTGGCTTATCAGG AGCCACCATATCTCAGGATCATTCGAAGCTGGATAACACAATTGCAGAAGCAATAAAGCCGTTGGTTGAGGCTGACCCCTTGTTAAAGGTAAAATCAGTTATTGCAGAAGTGCAATCCAAATTAAATTACACCATCAGTTATTGGAAAGCATGGTTGGCTAAGCAAAAGTcagtagaaaaaatatttggaggtTGGGAAGCATCGTACGAAGTTTTGCCGATATGGTTTGAGGCCATGTGTCATAAGGAGCCATCAGCTATCGTCCATTTTGAGACTATGCCTGCATACCAAGGCGATGACTTGGTAAATGACATTCGGGTATTGCATCGGGTCTTTTGGAGTTATTACCCATGCATTAGAGCATTCAGACATTGTAAGCCAGTTGTCCAGGTGGATGGGACCCATTTGTACGGAAAGTATAAGGGTTGTTTGTTAGTGGCAGTGTCACAGGATGGTAACAACAATATCGTCCCAATTGCATTTGCTATTGTGGAGGGAAAGACATCTGATGCGTGGCACTTTTTTCTTACTAACCTGCGACAACATGTTGTGACTCCGGATGGTGTGGGGCTGATATCCGACCAACACGAATCCATCAATGCAGCTGTGGCTCGCAGTAACGGAGCATGGTCACCTCCTAGAGCTTTCCATATGTTTTACATCAAGCATATAGAGTCGAACTTCCTGAGAAAATTCAAGGCACCGTACCTGCAAAAACTTGTCGTCAATATAG GATATTCAAGGACGGTGCGCGAGTACGAAGTGCGTTACCAGCGGTTACGAGAACGGGGCGAGGCTTACACTAACTGGTTAAATCGAATCCCCCGCGAGCAGTATGCGTTAGCATTTGATGGTGGCTACCGATGGGGTCACATGACGACGAATTTAGTAGAATGCATCAACTCAGTCTTGATGGGTGCACGCAATCTTCCCATCACTGCACTTGTCAAAGCAACATTCTACAGGTTTAATGAGTTGTTCACCCGAAAAAGATCCGAAGCGGAGGCTCGGATTAATGCTGGTCATATTTTTTCTGAGCTTGTGACCTCAAAATTGCATGCAAACCAACTTGCATCAGGGAACATCCAGGTTAATTGCTTCGACAGGCAGAATGAGGTCTTTGAAATGCGTGAGATGCCAAGTGGATTGGAGTATGCCGTTGACCTTCGCCGGCACCGATGTGACTGTGGTGAGTTCCAAGTGGACCGGATTCCGTGTCGGCATGTGTTTGCATGCTGTGCAAATCAAAGACTGGATTAG